GCTTTCTAAATTAATGGCTGCAGTGCCAGAAATATTCTTTTTTGCAGACAAGAGCTCTTCGGTTAAAATAGATCTGAAATTGTTATTCGGTAACATTTTCGCCGTCCTTGCAGTAATAGGAATTAACTGATTTTCCTCAGTTTGTTCTAAGAAAATAGCATTTCTAATTAATATATCTGCCATATTCTTTAGTTTTTTATACCTGCGATCCTTCACTTTCTTGATGGTCAGAGTGATGAACATCAAGAGCATCATCAAGAAAGTTACGCAAACAAAAAATATGATAACTATCTCAAAAAAAATCATCTCGAATTTATAGCCGCAAACCTCTTAACCCTTACTGAAAGTTCGCTCGGACTAAATGGTTTTGTGATAAAATCATCAGCACCTAATTGAAAGGCTTCCAATACAATATCTTCCTGTCCCATACCAGATAACACTATGATAGGGGTTTTTTTTTCTTTACTATTTTCTGCTAAATATGCAACAATTTCCAGACCAGATACATAAGGCATCATGATGTCCGATATCACTAAGTCTGGTGTATGTTGTTCAATTTTACTTAAAGCATCGCGTCCATCGCTTGCAGAAATTATTTCATGACCATCTTTCTTTAACCTTAATTCTAAAGTTTTAAGCATTAACTCGTCATCCTCTGCAATTAGTATTTTCATAGTCAAATAGTTATTTCAAGTTCAATAAGAGAGAG
The sequence above is drawn from the Pedobacter frigiditerrae genome and encodes:
- a CDS encoding response regulator, which gives rise to MKILIAEDDELMLKTLELRLKKDGHEIISASDGRDALSKIEQHTPDLVISDIMMPYVSGLEIVAYLAENSKEKKTPIIVLSGMGQEDIVLEAFQLGADDFITKPFSPSELSVRVKRFAAINSR